The following coding sequences lie in one Sinorhizobium fredii USDA 257 genomic window:
- a CDS encoding cysteine hydrolase family protein, protein MAQIKAEPFPFRLRRDAVALIVIDMQRDFTEEGGFGASLGNDVSRLMKIVPDVKRLIERFRAAGLPVIHTMECHRPDLSDLPRAKRERGNPRLRIGDEGPMGRILIAGEPGTAILPELAPVVGETVIEKPGKGAFHATPLDDILKERRIAQLIFAGVTTEVCVQTTMREANDRGYECLLVEEATESYFPEFKAATLAMIRAQGAIVGWTAHLADVIKEIAHA, encoded by the coding sequence ATGGCGCAGATCAAGGCAGAACCTTTTCCGTTCAGGCTCCGGCGCGACGCCGTCGCACTCATCGTCATCGACATGCAGCGTGACTTCACGGAGGAAGGCGGCTTCGGCGCCAGCCTCGGCAATGACGTCTCGCGGCTGATGAAGATCGTGCCGGACGTCAAGCGATTGATCGAGCGCTTTCGCGCCGCCGGCCTGCCGGTGATCCATACCATGGAATGTCACCGGCCCGACCTTTCCGATCTGCCGCGCGCCAAGCGCGAGCGCGGCAATCCTCGCTTGAGGATCGGCGACGAGGGGCCGATGGGGCGCATCCTGATTGCTGGCGAACCGGGCACCGCGATCCTGCCGGAACTCGCGCCGGTGGTGGGCGAGACGGTTATCGAAAAGCCCGGCAAGGGCGCGTTCCATGCGACGCCGCTCGACGACATCCTCAAGGAGCGGCGTATCGCCCAGCTCATCTTCGCCGGTGTCACGACGGAAGTCTGCGTGCAGACGACCATGCGCGAGGCGAACGACCGCGGCTACGAGTGCCTGCTCGTCGAGGAAGCGACGGAAAGCTATTTCCCGGAGTTCAAGGCCGCGACGCTCGCGATGATCCGCGCCCAGGGCGCCATCGTCGGGTGGACGGCGCACCTTGCCGATGTGATCAAGGAGATTGCCCATGCCTGA
- a CDS encoding cupin domain-containing protein: MPEATRESLTQGSWRELQFEPFRDGVMIHWIKRFDGDQPAVALLHYEAGASVPRHRHEGLETILVLTGTQSDESGDYGAGTYIVNAGGKEHSVWSDTGCVVLIQWDRPVTMLEGNEP; this comes from the coding sequence ATGCCTGAAGCGACACGCGAGAGCCTGACCCAGGGAAGCTGGCGCGAACTCCAATTCGAGCCGTTTCGCGACGGCGTGATGATCCACTGGATCAAGCGCTTCGACGGCGACCAGCCGGCCGTAGCCCTGCTCCACTACGAGGCCGGCGCTTCCGTGCCGCGTCACCGTCACGAGGGCCTGGAGACGATCCTGGTGCTTACCGGCACGCAGTCCGACGAAAGCGGCGACTACGGAGCCGGGACCTATATCGTGAATGCCGGCGGCAAGGAACATTCCGTCTGGAGCGACACCGGCTGTGTCGTGCTGATCCAGTGGGACCGGCCCGTAACGATGCTTGAAGGAAATGAGCCATGA
- a CDS encoding ABC transporter ATP-binding protein, translated as MIIGEIHAPKAMPAVGIETVGMTMRFGSFTALDHVSIKVPAGSFHALLGENGAGKSTLVKCIMGFYHPTLGQLQVDGREVAIASPRDAAAHGLGMVYQHFTLVPSLTGAENLVISRVRVPAIINWSKERKKLSAFMETMPFDIALDRPVSELAAGEKQKLEIIKQLYLGRRFLVLDEPTSVLTPAEADDMLGLVRGMTERGELTVLMISHKFHEVTKFADAVSVLRRGRLSGTGKVSELSTADMAAMMIGDAKLTELDTRLPVPPHAAPVLAVKQVRAPDRTGLKSIEIEDLVVRAGEIVGIAGISGNGQKELSEVLAGQRRAEVGAVMVKGKPYSATRPEARANNIRFIPEEPLNNACAPKMTVTENLAFRTFDMRKDGSDAIWLDGRGMRKRATALISDFKVKTASPASPIAALSGGNVQRAVLARELSGDVDLLIVSNPCFGLDFSAVAEIRARIMKARNAGAAVLLMSEDLDELMEMSDRIIVMSDGKLVYETPIRVADVAVIGAHMAGHH; from the coding sequence ATGATCATCGGCGAAATCCACGCCCCAAAGGCTATGCCCGCCGTCGGCATCGAGACCGTTGGGATGACGATGCGCTTCGGCTCCTTCACCGCGCTCGATCATGTGTCTATCAAGGTGCCGGCCGGCTCCTTCCATGCGCTTCTCGGCGAAAACGGGGCCGGCAAGTCGACGCTCGTCAAGTGCATCATGGGCTTCTATCACCCGACCTTGGGGCAATTGCAGGTCGACGGCCGAGAAGTGGCGATCGCTTCGCCGCGCGATGCCGCGGCTCACGGTCTCGGGATGGTCTATCAGCACTTTACGCTGGTGCCGTCGCTGACCGGCGCTGAAAACCTGGTCATCAGCCGCGTGCGCGTGCCCGCGATCATCAACTGGTCGAAGGAGCGGAAGAAGCTCTCCGCCTTCATGGAGACGATGCCCTTCGACATCGCGCTCGACCGCCCAGTGAGCGAACTCGCAGCCGGCGAGAAGCAGAAGCTCGAGATCATCAAGCAGCTCTATCTCGGACGCCGCTTCCTGGTGCTCGACGAGCCGACCTCCGTGCTCACCCCGGCCGAGGCCGACGACATGCTCGGCCTCGTGCGCGGCATGACTGAGCGCGGCGAACTGACGGTCCTGATGATTTCGCACAAGTTCCACGAGGTGACGAAGTTCGCCGATGCGGTTTCCGTGCTCCGGCGCGGCAGGCTTTCGGGCACCGGCAAGGTTTCCGAACTCTCCACCGCGGACATGGCAGCGATGATGATTGGCGACGCCAAGCTTACCGAGCTCGACACACGCCTGCCCGTTCCCCCGCACGCCGCTCCCGTGCTCGCCGTCAAGCAGGTCAGAGCTCCGGACCGAACCGGCCTGAAGAGCATTGAGATCGAGGACCTTGTCGTTCGCGCCGGGGAGATCGTCGGCATTGCCGGCATTTCCGGTAACGGCCAGAAGGAACTCTCCGAGGTGCTTGCCGGCCAGCGCCGGGCGGAAGTCGGCGCCGTCATGGTCAAGGGCAAGCCCTACAGCGCCACGCGACCCGAAGCCCGGGCGAACAACATTCGCTTCATCCCGGAAGAGCCGCTCAACAATGCCTGCGCGCCGAAAATGACGGTGACGGAAAATCTCGCCTTCCGGACCTTCGACATGCGCAAGGACGGCAGCGACGCGATCTGGCTCGACGGGCGCGGCATGAGGAAGCGGGCGACGGCGCTGATTTCCGATTTCAAGGTGAAGACCGCCTCCCCCGCCTCGCCGATCGCAGCGCTTTCGGGCGGGAATGTGCAGCGCGCCGTGCTCGCCCGCGAACTGTCGGGCGACGTCGATCTCCTGATCGTCTCCAACCCCTGTTTCGGCCTCGACTTCTCCGCGGTCGCGGAAATCCGCGCCCGTATCATGAAGGCGCGCAATGCCGGCGCCGCCGTGCTCCTAATGTCGGAGGATCTCGACGAGCTCATGGAGATGTCGGATCGGATCATCGTCATGTCGGATGGCAAGCTTGTCTACGAGACGCCGATCCGCGTGGCCGACGTCGCCGTCATCGGCGCACACATGGCGGGACACCACTGA
- the atzF gene encoding allophanate hydrolase, translated as MTGGQAFDIASIHAAYLSGWTVTEMIGTIFERIAAVDDPGIFLTLADSSDLLDAAAALGAFDPVAKPLWGIPFAVKDNIDVARMPTTAACPDYAYLAEGDATVVRLLREAGALVVGKTNLDQFATGLVGVRTPYPVPRNAIDQALVPGGSSSGSAVATAHGIVSFALGTDTAGSGRIPAGLNNIVGLKPSIGALSTTGVVPACRTLDCVSIFALTVADAYRVFKVSARPDETDPYSRDIASRGGLSLPPVLKVGVPAGADRRFYGDVLMESAYDEALQMLRSLGHQIVELPFADFYATAALLYEGAWVAERYAAVKDFFDAQEASFHPVTRTIYGGAKALSAADAFEGHYALQALKRKVAPLVATVDMICVPTAPTHYTRADLESEPIRENARLGTYTNFVNLLDMCGMTVPTGRRSDGRPASVTLLAPAGKDHLTALLAGELHRLSALPLGATGWPQPANHPSAETDEDELIELVVVGAHLSGMPLNGQLRDLGARFSRRALTAKCYRLYALTGTEPAKPGLVRCQESEGALIEVEVWTLRAEAFGLFVAAVPSPLAIGTVQLADGTACKGFIVEPAGLAGAADISRHGGWRAYIASLAA; from the coding sequence ATGACAGGCGGACAGGCTTTCGACATTGCATCTATTCACGCGGCCTATCTTTCCGGTTGGACCGTAACTGAGATGATCGGGACGATTTTCGAGCGCATCGCGGCCGTCGACGACCCCGGCATCTTTCTCACTCTCGCCGACAGCAGCGATCTCCTTGACGCGGCCGCCGCACTGGGCGCCTTCGACCCTGTCGCCAAACCGCTGTGGGGCATTCCCTTCGCCGTCAAGGACAATATCGATGTCGCCCGCATGCCGACGACGGCCGCCTGCCCGGACTATGCCTACCTGGCCGAAGGGGACGCCACAGTCGTGCGACTGTTGCGCGAGGCCGGCGCCCTCGTCGTCGGCAAGACCAATCTCGATCAGTTCGCAACCGGTCTGGTTGGGGTGCGCACGCCCTATCCGGTGCCGCGCAATGCGATTGATCAAGCACTTGTGCCTGGCGGGTCGAGCTCCGGTTCGGCGGTCGCGACGGCCCACGGTATCGTCAGCTTCGCGCTCGGCACCGACACGGCGGGATCCGGCCGCATACCGGCCGGGCTCAACAATATCGTCGGCCTCAAGCCGAGTATCGGGGCCCTGTCGACCACGGGCGTCGTGCCGGCCTGCCGAACGCTCGACTGCGTCTCGATCTTCGCCCTGACCGTCGCCGACGCCTATCGGGTCTTCAAAGTCTCCGCACGACCCGATGAGACCGATCCCTACTCCCGGGATATTGCGTCGAGGGGCGGCCTCTCTTTGCCACCGGTCCTCAAAGTCGGCGTTCCGGCAGGAGCGGATCGGCGCTTCTACGGCGACGTACTCATGGAGAGTGCCTATGATGAGGCGCTCCAGATGCTGCGCTCGTTGGGGCACCAGATCGTCGAACTGCCCTTTGCCGATTTCTATGCCACGGCCGCGCTTCTCTACGAAGGCGCCTGGGTCGCCGAGCGCTATGCGGCGGTCAAGGACTTCTTCGATGCGCAGGAGGCGAGCTTTCATCCGGTGACGCGAACGATCTATGGCGGCGCCAAGGCATTATCGGCGGCGGATGCCTTCGAGGGTCACTATGCATTGCAGGCGCTGAAACGAAAGGTCGCTCCGCTCGTCGCCACAGTCGACATGATATGCGTCCCAACCGCGCCTACACACTACACGCGCGCCGATCTCGAATCGGAACCGATCCGCGAAAACGCGCGGCTCGGCACCTACACCAATTTCGTCAACCTTCTGGACATGTGCGGCATGACCGTACCGACAGGCCGCAGATCCGACGGCCGGCCCGCGAGCGTCACCTTGCTCGCGCCTGCCGGCAAGGATCACCTGACCGCATTGCTCGCTGGCGAACTGCATCGGCTAAGCGCCCTGCCGCTCGGCGCCACCGGGTGGCCGCAGCCAGCGAACCATCCTTCTGCGGAAACCGACGAGGACGAGCTGATTGAACTCGTCGTGGTCGGCGCGCATCTTTCCGGCATGCCCTTGAACGGTCAGTTGCGAGACCTGGGCGCCCGATTTTCCCGGCGGGCGCTGACGGCCAAATGCTACAGGCTTTATGCTCTTACGGGCACCGAGCCCGCGAAGCCCGGTCTCGTGCGTTGTCAGGAGAGTGAAGGTGCCCTGATTGAGGTTGAGGTCTGGACGTTACGAGCGGAGGCGTTCGGGCTCTTTGTCGCAGCCGTTCCATCACCACTTGCGATTGGCACCGTCCAGCTTGCCGACGGAACGGCCTGCAAGGGCTTTATAGTCGAGCCGGCCGGGCTTGCCGGAGCTGCAGACATCAGCCGCCATGGCGGATGGCGTGCCTACATCGCCAGCTTGGCGGCCTGA